TTACTGTCGGAACGTTGCTGACTACCAGTTGCAAAAATTACATTGTGTTTACGTACGGCTGCTGCAACCATAATACTTTCTTTAATGGTGAAAGTAATTGGTTTTTCCTGGTAAATGTCTTTTCCGGCCTCGCAGGCATCAATAGCCATAATGGCATGCCAGTGGTCGGGTGTTGCTATAACAACCGCGTCGATGTCTTTCCGATCGATAATTTCGCGGTAATCTTTGTAAGTTTTTACATCTACCTTTTGTTTACGGGCTTTGTAAAACTCGTTTACTTTCAGCTCGAAACGCTCGCGTTTAACACCATAACAATCGGCTCCTGCAACAATTTCAACACCTTTAATCTGGCTAAAACCATTTAACAGGTTCATGGCTTGCTGGCCCAGTCCGATAAAACCAATACGGATAGTATCGTTTGCACCTGCTGCCAATGCTTTCGACCATGGCATAAGAGTTAAACCCGCAGCTCCAACCATAGAGCTTTGAAGAAACCTTCTTCTTGAAAAATTACTCATGTTCTTTTATTTAATTGATTTAAGTTTAAAATATAAAAGTACGAAAGTCCCGAAACAAAGTTTCGGGACTTATGCTATCTAACCAAACTAATAACCCACTAATAACCTGGGTTCTGTTTTATATTTGAATTTTGATCGATTACATCGGTTGGAATTGGATTCATGTACTGCTTAACTTCAAATTTAGCTGTCCATTTTACTTCCTCTTCAATACTGTATACCCATACACCTGAGTTATCAGATGGAACCGAGTTGCGAATAACCATGTTGTGGCGTTGTGTTCCCATGGTTTGTTCGGCAATTTTCCATCGTTTGTTATCAAAATACCTTTTTCCTTCAAAACAGAGTTCAACCCTGCGTTCGCGCCAAATGGCTTCGCGCATTTCATCTTTTGTTAAACCGGCTTCCAACGCAGGCAAATCAACGCGGTCACGTAGTTCGTTTATCGCTGCGTATACATCGGCATTGGGCCCGGTGGCTTCGTTTTGTGCTTCGGCAAAGTTTAATAAAACTTCGGCATAACGATAGTAAATGTAGTTTTGGCCACTGGCATCGTTTGCCGGCGCAGCATCAGGGTTTAAACGCTTGCGCTGATAATAACCCGAGTCGCCTACGTCTGTTTTCCCGGCCAAATCAATCTGATTTGTTTTATCGGGATTGGCATAAGTTTCGTCAATACGCGTGTAAATAATATCGGTCTCGGGCATCCAATCCAGCTTGTATTCAGCGCCATCAAAAACAATATCGTTGTAAAAACGCTGTTCTCTTCCTACATACGGATTTTGTGGATCGTAACCCGATTCCGGATCTGTTATCACCTTTCCGTTTGCCATACAATACTGGTCTACAATTTCCTGAGTAGGGTTGTAATTACCCCAGCACATGTACTGACCTAAAACGTAGGTTGGGCCTCCACGACGTTCGTAATTGGCACCCATTCCGCTTACGTCAAGCATTTGTCGGTCGAAAATAATTTCAGAATTATACTCGTTTGCCGCTCTGAATAAGTTTTTAGCATCTGAAAATAAAGCGTATGGTGCACCACCACCCATTTCATCAATAAACTTTTTATTGGTGGCAGCTGCAGTGGCCCAACGCGAAGCATCATAATTTCCAAAATGTACAAATTTATCAGGGTCGGCCAGATAAGGATCCGATGTATTAAACAACGGACTGGCACCAAATAATTCAATCCAGCCTTTTAGAGCTAAGGCTGCACCCAAAGTTGCACGCCCGGCGTCAGGATCGCCACTACTGTATTTTACAGGAAGATTATTGTTATTTACAATCTGGCCAAGCTCGCTGGTAATAAAATTGAATGTTTCGGCAAAAGTTGAACGAGGATAAAGCATTTCTTCTTCGCTCATGCTGTTTCTATCCAGCGGAACTTCAATAATTGGCAGCCCACCTACATGCATAAAAAATTCGCTGTAAAAATAGGCACGCATAAACTTTGCTTCATCAATGCGCTGGTTATACCAGTCATCAGAAAAGTTTTCTTTATACTCTTCAAGTTTTTGAATAAAAGTATTACATTTTCGGAGCTTGGTAAAAAAGTTTGCCCAGCTATAACCATCTGTAGGGCCGTGTGTTCCACCCCAAACACCTGTTGTACTGCTTGATGGAGCAATACATATTCCTTGCCTCCAGTTCGATGCGGTATAGTAATGGCTGATATTATAATCATCGGTATAATAATCCATATTTTCAGCGTTGTTGCATTTTTTAATTAGCTCGCTGTAAATATCATTCAGGTAAATGTCGGCATTACCCTCAGAGGCCCATTGGGTTTGATCAGTAAGGTTCGATTTATTCTCGTTATCAAGAAAATCTTCGGTATCGCAAGCAGTGGTGAATATAAACAAAGCACAAACTGCGACCAATATGTAGTTATATTTTAAACTTTTCATTTTCTTCATCATTTAGCGTTTAAAAAGTGATATCAAGTCCAAATGTGTGCGAACGCATCACCGGGTAAGAATTCTCACGCTGATCGTAGCCCATTTCCGGATCAATGTGTTTTATATTACTAAATGTCAGCAAGTTCTGACCGGTATATGAAACACGAATTCCGCCAAGGCCAATTCTGTCCACAAATGATTTTGGAAGATTGTAACCAACAATCATTGTTTTTAATCGCAGGTAGTTTGAACTTATTGTCCACCAGTCTGAATTCTTGGTATTGTTGCCGTATGGCGATGGTGTAGCTCTTGGATATCTGGCATTTTGATTATCAGCTGTCCAGCGATTATCAAAATATTCATAAGCCGTATTCGATCCGTTATTTTCAAAAGGAACGGTCATAAACTGGCGGATGTTGATACTTGACATCCCTGTTCCCTGGAAGAACATGGAAACATCGAAACCTTTCCAACTGGCATCGGCAGTAAGACCATAAGTCATGAGCGGATAAACGGGATCGCCGATTACTGTTTCATCGTTTGAATCGATAATTCCGTCTGGTACACCATCAGGACCACTTAAGTCGGCGTATTTAATATCACCAGGATGCAAATCGCCAAACTGGGTTACGTTGTACCCGTCGTCGCTGTTAATAATTCCGTCGCCATTAATGTCTTCATCGGTTGTAAATAAGCCCAGTGCATGGTAGCCAAATGGTGTTCCGTAAGGACGACCTGTTAAGGTACGGTTTGGATTTGCACGTTGTGCATCGGTTTCAAATACCTCAACCATTTTGTTTTTGGCATAGCTAAAATTACCACTGATGCCAAGCTCTAAACCATTGGCAAATGTTTTTCTGCTGCTGGCAGTAATTTCAAAACCATTGTTTTTCATTTCGCCGGCATTTTCCTGAGCAATACTTAAGCCATATTCAACAGGAAGGGTTACCTGTGGAGCAAGCAACATATCGGTACGTTTCTCGTGGAAAAAGTCAAACTCAACGTTTAATAAACCATCATACATATTCAGGTCGAAACCCACATCAAGTTTCGACGAAACTTCCCAGGTAATATCAGGGTTAGCTTCTTTCTCAATTCGAGACCCTTGTACCAGTCCTGAAGCGCCGTACAAATAGGCATTACCGCGTAGGGTATACCCCGGCATAAACTGGAAATCGGCCAAACTACCATCAATGTATGGCAGGTTACCCGATTGCCCCCAAGATGCACGAAGTTTAAGATTATTTAAAGCGCCGTAACTGGCCATAAAGTCTTCTTCAGAAACACGCCATGCTGCTGAAAACGATGGGAAATACCCCCATTGTTTTCCCGGGCCAAATGCGTAATGGCCATCGTAACGACCTGCAGCTTCAAGCATATATTTATCCTGGTAGCTGTACCCTAAACGATATACAAAACCAATCTCGCTTCCTTCGCTTGAATAGCCGCCATTATCATAATCCAGTTTGTCTGAGCTACCAAAATCAAGCTCATCAATTTCCAGTGCGTAATTGTTTCTTCGTGCCCAAAATGTTTCGTAAGTATTTTTACGTGCTTCGGCCACTAATAAACCGGTTACACTATGGTCGCCAAATGTACGTGCATAGTTCAAATACGCCTGTCCGGTGTAGTTTTTCCAATCGTTGCTTTGCTGACGCAAATAGGTATAGGTAGGCGAATTACCTTCCTGAGTTGAAACCACCTCCGTAAAAGTATAGGGATTTGCATCCAAATCAATTACATGATACACAAATGGAATGTGCCATTGTTTTTGTTTCTGGGTGGTAGGGTCGTAACTAAATACACCTTTAAAGCTAAGTCCTTGAATAAATGGGAGTTCCTGTTCGAGATAGACAGATGCAAGTAAAGTGTTTTTATCCCACTGCTCGTATCCTTCTGATCGTAATGCACCTACAGGAGTACTTGCTGAAGATTCCCCCCAGTGTTCTCCATCAGGATAAATCAGCTGTTGAATAGGAACAAATTTATAGAATGCACGAAAGAGGTGACCGGTAGCATTTTCGCCAGGATCAAGGTCGTTGGTTTCCTCAACCGAACCATACAACGACATACCAACTTTTGTGGTGTTGGTGGCTTTCAGCTCGAGACTTAAATTGTAGTTATATCGTTTATAGCCAACCGGATCAAATAAACCTTTCTGATCGTAGTAACCCAAACCGGCGTGATAGGTAACATTGTTTGTTCCGCCACTTAACTCAATATTGTGGTTTTGAACCGGTACATTGTCATTCCATACATCAATAAATTTTGAATCGGGGTAGCGATAAGGATCTTCTTTATGAAGGTTGGCATAATTGGCAATCAGGTCCGGAGCATTAGGAGGCGTAGTACCATTAGGTGTTAGGTTGTAATAACCTTCATTTTGTAAAGCCATATAATCAGTAGCATCTAACATATCAGGCACATAGGTAGGATTTTGAATACCATAAGAAGTGGTTAAGCGTACAACTGGTTTTCCGGCCTTACCTTTTTTAGTGGTAATAAGAATTACACCGTTTGCACCTCCAATACCATAAGGTGCCACTGCGGCCGCATCTTTTAATACAGTAATGCTTTCAATGGTTGCCGGGTCAATTTGCATAATATTGTCGCGCTTCACACCGTCAACAACCACCAGCGGGCTATTGTTACCGGTTGAAACCACACCGCGAATATGGAGGTCGGGCGTATCCATACCTGGCTGAGCACCAGTGCTCGAGCGCATACTTACACCGGCAAGCTTTCCTGCCATAGCTTGCGAAATATTAGGTACAGGAATTTCGGCCAGCTCTTCACCTTTTACAGTGCTTATTGCTCCGGTTACCGTTGTTTTCTTTTGCACACCATAACCAATGGTTACAATTTCTTCAATACCAATTGCATCAATTTTTAGTGCAACATTAAAAGTAGTTTGATTGGCAATTGTAATTTCCTGCGACTGAAAGCCTACAAAAGAAACCAGTAATACATCTCCTTCATTAACTCCGGATAATGAAAATTCACCGTCGGTATTTGTAACAATACCATTTGTGGTTCCTTTAATAATTACGGTAGCTCCGGGCAGCGGAAGCCCCTGCTCATCTGTTACGGTTCCTGAAATAGATTTTTGTTGTGGAGTTTCGGTGGCAGAATTCTGATTATTTTCTGAATTATTGGCAGCTGTGACGGAAGTTATGGTAAATAGAATAATGAATAAACACAGCAATAAACTCCTTGACCAGAGAAACGGATTCTCCGATCGGGTTAGATGTTTTCTCATAAGATTTAATTTAATGAATAATAATTAATTTGTTAGTGGTAGATAGTGATAATGCTTCAGCACACAGTGCTGCTGTTGTTCTTCATAGGCAATAAGATTTTAGTTAATAATAAGATGTATGGTTTTCTTTAATTCTTAGGTTTTTTATGTTAATGTTTGAATTAACGTGTTAGTTTAAATTTAAAGGCTCAACTTAAGCATTTCGTAATCTGCTGGTTTCTTTAGGTTCCGCTCACTTTTCTGCTGAAAAATGCTGTACAATCAAGAGCAACTGTTCTGTTTTGTCTCATTCCATTCTGCTCTGTTCTGTACTACTAATTTCTGCAAATTTTTTTAAGAAAACAAAATGTTTTATATCGTCATTTTTTCAAATCCGCCTATATCGCGGATTTAAGCGCGAAGAAATGTTGCAAAACATAATTGTATACAGTATGTACATACAGTATGAATAAGAATGTTTTATACTAAACAACAGGTAATCGAAGGGTGAAGATTGTAAAAATGCGCATCTTCAAGCCAAAAGCCTTAATTGAGCAGGCTGTAGTATTGATTTACTTTGGATTAAACGGTTAATCTGAATAGTACCGCAAGTGTACACTCACTGTCAATAAACTTTAACCAAGGATCTTTAAGATTGTTATAGCCCGGGCTTTAATTGTTAAAATAATAAGACCTTACAACTTGTAAGGTCTTAAAAACGATGTGAGGCATGCTGGATTCGAACCAGCGACCCCTACCCTGTCAAGGTAATGCTCTAAACCAACTGAGCTAATGCCTCTTTTCCTGATTCAAAAATAATAAAAAAAGAGGTGCAAAAATGCACCTCTTTTATATGGTTTTGTTTTAATCTTAAATAAAAAACTTGAGAATAAACAAGGCAGCTAACACCACCATAACCACCGAAATATCTTTGTATTTTCCGGTTAACACTTTTAACAGTACGTACGAAAGCATACCAAACACAATACCTTCGGCAATACTGTAGGTTAATGGCATTACAATAATGGTGATAAAGGCCGGAATAGATTCGGTAAAATTATCGAAGTCGATATTTAAAATCGGCGACATCATAAAGAATCCAACCAAAATAAGTGCCGGTGCTGTTGCAGCTGCAGGTACCATTGTAAATATCGGTGCAAAGAACAGGGCTATTAAAAACAAGGCTGCAGTGGCCAGCGAAGTTAAGCCGGTACGTCCGCCTTCGGAAACACCAGATGCACTTTCCACATAAGTTGTTACTGTACTTGTTCCAAAAATAGCTCCGAAGAATGTACCGATAGAGTCGGCAAAAAGCGCTTGTTTAACACGTGGTACTCTTCCTTCTTTATCCAACATGCCTGCTTTTGACGAAACACCAACCAGTGTTCCTACGGTATCAAACATATCCACAAAAAGGAAAGTAAACAGTACAATAAGCATATCAAGCGTAAAAATCTGGCTCCACTCAAATTTAAAGAAAATAGGTTCCAACGAAGGAGGTGCATCAACAAGGCTTCCTTCAGGCAAATGAGTAACACCAAAAGGCATACCTGCTATAGTTGCGGCAAAAATACCAATTAACAAGGCACCTTTAACTTTTAGTGCAAGTAATACGGCGGTAAGTACAACCCCTCCAAGGGCAATCAAAACCGGAGCCGAACCCATATCGCCTAAGCCTACCAATACAGCATCGTTGTTAACAATTACGCCAGCATTTTGCAAACCAATAAAGGCAATAAACAAACCAATACCTGCCGAAACAGCGTGTTTCAATGGCAACGGTATGGCGTTTACAATTAACTCCCGGATATTAAATGCCGTAAGTAAAATAAATATAATACCTTCAAGAAAAACAGCTGTTAAAGCAAACTGCCAGCTGTGTCCCATTCCGAGTACCACAGTAAAAGCAAAAAATGCATTAAGACCCATACCCGGAGCCAGGGCAAAAGGTAATTTTGCCACCAGGGCCATAACCAATGTAGCCACCAGGGCCGACAGAGCAGTTGCAGTAAACACTGCATTTTTGTCCATTCCGGTTGCGCTTAAAATGTCCGGATTTACCGCTAAAATATAAGCCATGGTCATAAACGTAGTTACACCGGCTAATATTTCCGTTTTAACGGTCGTCTTGTTTTCGTCGAGCTTAAAAAATTTATTTAACATTTTATTGTGGTATTAGATTTAGAAAGTCCATTTTAAACCAAGTGTTGGTTTTACAGCAAACTCGTCGCCAACAAAATTGTTACTCAGTTCAACCTCGCCACCAATGGCAAAGTTTTTTGAGGCATTGTACCACAATTGTGGCTCGCTTAAGAAACGGTAGTCGGTTCCCCAAAACATTTCTTCTTTCCAGAAATCGGCAAAACCGGTAAATGTAAGTTTACCTTCTAACATTTGAATTACCCATACTGCAGTTAATTGAAATCCGTTTTGGTTTTTTGTACCACCTTCAAGTTTATCTTTTATGTTCTTGTAGTTGGCCTGCAAAGTTAAAATCTTCGAGAAATCGGCCGATGCCCAGGTACGTTCGATACCTGCCAACCAGCAATTTTCAATCGGAATCCAAATACCATCGCCAATGCTCATTGTTCCGCCATTGTATTCAACACGAGGCATAAACTTTTGAGTTTCGTTCCATTTAAAAGCACGGGCAATTTCCCAGTAGGCCAACGAAATTCCATTGTCGATACCGGTACCATCAGCACCATAATCCATATCAACAAAAAAGAATGTTGAACCATACTTGTCGGGTTTAAACATTTCAACTGTTGACGTCAGCATTTTTCTACCTTCGCCAAAATCATAATGTAACTGTACGTTTTGGGCACTAACTGAAAACACGAATGCAACAAATGCAATTGCAAGTAAAAGTTTTTTCATTTGTTAAATTTTTTTTGTTTGCCGAATGATCCAAAAATTCGAAATCATCCGGTAACTCGCATGAATCTTAGTAAAACATCAAATGTGAAATGTTAAATTTTACAAGGCTCATGGTCGTTTCATACTTAATTAAATTAAAAGAATTTGATACAATGTGGCAACAAAAGTAATTAATCTTTCTTTTTTCGAAAATAAAATTGAGCTAACTGACTCTTTATAGAAACGTTATACATAAAAGAACCCCGGTTAGGACAACCGGGGCATTTCATTGAAATCGGGAAGATAAAAAATAAGGGTCTTATATAATAATATTCTCAAAATTAGTAAAAAGTAACCCCCTTTGCGAAAATTTTCAGCTGAAAAAGCACTTCAAAAATGCTGTTTTTAGACAAGTGCATCATATAAAAAAGCATTAACCGGATAAAGCAACTCAAAACGCTTAACCATCTCGTCAATATAATTTGGTCCGGCTACAACGCTGTTTTCCAGCGAAGCAGAGTAAATAAACGATTTATACTTTAAAAGTTCAATGTATTCATGGTCTTTCGGATAGCCCTTGGGTGCCAGTTTTAGTTTATCGTCATACATTTCAGGAAATTGCTTTTTAAAATCCTTTTCATTTCCTATTTCTAAAAATTCTTCCGCATGGTCGGCCATGTAGGCCCTGAGTTTTTTTAGTACCGGAGCCGGTGGCATATAAATTCCACCACCAATAAAACTACTGCCCGGCTCAATATGGAAATAATACCCCGGATTCATACTTTTTCGGCCTCCGGTGCAAATAAAGCTGCCAAAATTTGTTTTGTACGGCCGTTTATCTTTCGAAAAACGTACATCGCGAAAAATCCTAAACACACAGTCCTTTGGCGACAACCCCCTTACCGATGAATCAAATTTACTTATCTCGTTTATTAATACATCGGTAATAAATAGTACTTTATCCCTGCTTTCTTCATACCATTTTCGGTTATCCTGAAACCATTCGCGATTATTGTTTTCCGACAGTTGTTTTAAAAACCCAAGAACTTTCTCCATAGTCTGATATTTTGCGCTATTTTTAAATTGAATTTAAGTAAAAAACAAAACCCATGCTAAAAAAGTTTGCGTTAATTGTTGCCGGGGGCAGTGGTAACCGTATGAACAGTTCTGTTCCAAAACAATTTTTGGAAATTAAGGGGAAACCAGTTTTAATGTTCACTTTTGAAGCCTTTTTAAACTTTGACCCGCAAATTGAGTTCGTGCTAGTATTGCCCCAAAGCCAGGTTGAAACGTGGAAAAAACTTTGTAAAAAGCACGCATTTTACACCAACTACAAACTTGCCTTTGGCGGCGAAAACAGGTTTCAGTCGGTACGCAACGGCCTTGAGCTGATAAAAGAAGAAGGCATTGTATTTATACACGATGGTGTTCGGCCATTGGTTTCAGCACAAACCATTCGTAATTGCTTTAACACCGCCCAAAAATACGGCAATGCCCTGCCGGTTGTTGCCCCGGCCGAATCGGTTCGACATGCCGATAAAATGGGCAACAAAGCCGTTGACCGAAGCGAATACTTCCTGGTACAAACACCACAAACCTTTACCGTAAACGCCATTAAGCAAGCCTATAAATCGGCTCCAAACGAGCAGTTTACCGACGATGCATCAGTGCTTGAATTTGCCGGCAGAAAAATTCATTTGGTTGATGGCAACCGCGAAAACATTAAAATTACATGGCCGCAAGATTTAATTGTTGCCCAATCCTTTCTTTTTCCACATTAAAATAAGTGGCATTTATTGGTAAAATTTCGACACTTACCGATTTTTCTCAGGGAAACTATTTAAATCTAAATAGTTTTGCAGGAAACTATAAGCTACACAAATGCCTTATTTAATAGCTACTTTGTAAAATTAACTTTAAGTAAACTTTTAATTCTATTAAAGTTTCCGAATAAAAAAAGGAATACATTTGCTACGTGGAAGAAAAGAAGAAATATATTATCGAGAATGTGGGCCGCCTTTACATGACCCAGGGTATAAGGGCGGTAACCATGGATGACGTAGCGGCGGAGTTTGGCATTTCGAAAAAAACACTTTACCAATATTTTAAAGACAAAAAAGACCTGGTTACCCAGGTGGTTGCATTTTTTCTTGAAGAAAGCGGCAAAACATTTAAAGAAATGGCCGACAATAATGCCATAGACAGTATGTTTCTGATTAGAAAACATGTAGCCTTTATTTTTAAGTTCTATAATAACGGTATTGAAAAGGACCTGAAAAAATACTACCCGGAATTGTACAAAAAAGTTAATGAAGTAAAACGCGAGCGCATTTTTACCAACACCATTGCAAACCTTAAGTTAGGCATGGAGCAGGGCGTTTACCGCACTGATATTGACCCATACTTTATTGCCAAACTCCAGGTTGGGCGAATGCTTTATACCATGAATCCCGACTTCGGAATTTTTGAGGAATACGAAGTAAATTCGCTGGCATTTTTTGATGGCATGATGGACTACCACATGAATGCGATTTGCAACGACAAAGGAAAAAAATATTATAGAAAACAATTAAACAAAGTTCAGAATGAAGAAAATAACTAGCCAACTACTCTTGTTTTTTGTCATGTCTGTGATGAGCCTTACGCTTAACGCTCAGGAAGAAAACACAAGTTTCACCCTTGATGAGGCCACTCAATACGCCATGCAAAATTCATACGTTTTGTTTAATACGAAACAAGATGTTAGTATTGCCCGCAAAAAAGTATGGGAAACCATTACTACCGGTTTGCCCCAGGTTGCAGGCTCAGCCAACTATAACTGGTTTTTAAACCTCCCGGTTTCATTAATCCCTGCTGAATTTGTGGGCGGAGAACCCGGTGAATATTACCCGGTAAAATTTGGCCAGGATTATAGCGCCGATTTTGGATTCAGTGTGTCACAACAAATTTTTGATGGCTCGTGGATTGTTGGAGTAAGCTCGGCCGAGCTGTATTTAAATCTGGCCAAACAAGCTAACGAAAAAACTGAAATTGATATTAGAAACGCTGTTGCGCAGGCCTACTACATGGTACTAATTAGCGAACGTTACAAACAGGTAATGCTCGAAAACCTCGAAAACAGCAAGCGGCTTTATGAAGAAACCAAGGTGTATTTTGAGAACGGATTTCGTGAACAGCAGGATGTGGATCAGCTCCGGATTTTGCAAAAAAATGCGGAGAATGAAGTACTCCGATCAGAACGCGAATTAATTGTTGCCAAAACAGTTTTAAAATACACGATGGGGATTGATCTGGAGCAGGAAATTATGCTGAGCGACGACCTCGAAGTATTTGTATTGCCCCTGGTTGAAGAAAAAAACAGCATCAATCTTGACCTGATTAACCATATCGATTATCGTTTGGCACAATCGAATTTCCAGGTTTCCGAAAAATTGTATCGACTTGAGAAAGTGGCCTATTTGCCAAAATTTAATGCATTTTACAGCTACACCCGAACATCGTACAGCAACAGTGCCAACCTGTTTAAAGAAGAATGGTATCCGTCTTCGCTGATTGGTTTTCAAGCATCAATACCCATTTTCAATTCCGGAAATAAACGATCGAGGGTACAGCAAGCCCGCCTCGAGCTGGATAAAGCAGAAAACGACAAACGCCTGATGGAAATCACCCTTCAGAAAGATTATTTAATGGCCTCGGCAGAAATGCAAACGGCCCGCGAACAATTCTTAAACACCCGGGAGAACCGCGATTTGGCGGAAAGTATTTTAGACAAAACACAAATAAAATTTAACAACGGTATGGTTAGCAGCGCCGAGCTCTCGCAGCAAGAAACCCAGTACATTACCACCTGGCAACAACTGGTTACCTCAACCATGTCGTTGCTACAGGCCGATCTTAACCTGAAAAAAGCTGCAGGCGCCCTTTAGTAAAAACTGAAAAAACATTATCTCATGAAACGAATTATAATTCTATTTACAACAACACTTTTATTATCGGCTTGCGGAAATACAAATGTTACCGACGAGGCCGGAAAAAGAAAACAAATTCAGGAATTAAAGCAGCAGGTTCATACGCTTGAACAACAAATTGAAGCATTGGAAAAAGAGCTTACTGCTGAGGAGAAAACGGAGTTTGTGAACATTAAAACTACGCGCCTCGAGAATCAAAAGTTTGAACACTTTATTGAAGTTACGGGTAAAGTTGAGGCCGAACAGGATGTAGATGTCAGCCCCGAAACCTCGGGTGTAATTAAAGAAGTAATGGTTGTTGAAGGACAACAGGTGAACAAAGGGCAAATTATGGCACGGCTGAATACCGATTTGCTTGAAAGATCGATTGAAGAACTGGAGGTTCAGCTCGATTTGGCCATAACCAATTACGAACGCCAGAAAAACCTTTGGGACCAAAACATTGGCTCTGAAATGCAGTACCTGCAGGCAAAAAACAATAAGGAAACGCTTGAAAAAAGGATTTCAAGCCTGAATACGCAAATTGAAATGGCCGAAGTTAAATCGCCAATTAACGGAATTGTTGATATTGTTTACCAAAAGAAAGGACACATTGGAAGTCCACAGGTGCCTTTTGCCAAGGTAATAAATACCCAAAGCATAAAAATTTACGCCGACATTTCAGAAACCTACATCACAAAAATACACAAAGGCGATGATGTGCAGGTGCGATTCCCGGCTTTGGACAAAACTGTTTCGGCAAAAATTAATCAAATTGGAAACACCATCGACCCCAACAACCGTACATTTCGGGTACGTATCAACCTAAACAACAATTCAAACCTGATAAAACCCAACCTGGTATCAATTATCTCGTTGCGCGACTACGTGAATGAAGTGGCTATTGTTGTGCCTTCTCTTTTTATTAAAGAGGATTTTAACGGGCACTACACCTACATTGTTGAAAAAGCCGATGGCAAAGATGTAGCCAAAAAAGTGTACGTAACACCCGGAGTAACCAATAATAACATGACCGAAATTACCGATGGATTAACTGCAGGCACCAACATAATTTCTGAAGGATACAGCCAGGTTGTTAACGGAACGGTTGTTCAAATCAATTAAACACCTACCAAAAAATTCTTCAAAATGGAGAAAGAAACAGAAAAGAAAAACATTGAAATAACGCGTAAGTTTAAACCAACATTTCTTGCGCTAAGCAATAAAATAACAGTTTACATATTTGCCGTGCTGCTGGTATTTTTTGGCTTGTATTCGTACAACCAAATGCCACGCGAGGCCATGCCCGAGGTAGTGGTTCCATATATTTTTATACAAACTTTGTATC
Above is a genomic segment from uncultured Draconibacterium sp. containing:
- a CDS encoding RagB/SusD family nutrient uptake outer membrane protein; the protein is MKSLKYNYILVAVCALFIFTTACDTEDFLDNENKSNLTDQTQWASEGNADIYLNDIYSELIKKCNNAENMDYYTDDYNISHYYTASNWRQGICIAPSSSTTGVWGGTHGPTDGYSWANFFTKLRKCNTFIQKLEEYKENFSDDWYNQRIDEAKFMRAYFYSEFFMHVGGLPIIEVPLDRNSMSEEEMLYPRSTFAETFNFITSELGQIVNNNNLPVKYSSGDPDAGRATLGAALALKGWIELFGASPLFNTSDPYLADPDKFVHFGNYDASRWATAAATNKKFIDEMGGGAPYALFSDAKNLFRAANEYNSEIIFDRQMLDVSGMGANYERRGGPTYVLGQYMCWGNYNPTQEIVDQYCMANGKVITDPESGYDPQNPYVGREQRFYNDIVFDGAEYKLDWMPETDIIYTRIDETYANPDKTNQIDLAGKTDVGDSGYYQRKRLNPDAAPANDASGQNYIYYRYAEVLLNFAEAQNEATGPNADVYAAINELRDRVDLPALEAGLTKDEMREAIWRERRVELCFEGKRYFDNKRWKIAEQTMGTQRHNMVIRNSVPSDNSGVWVYSIEEEVKWTAKFEVKQYMNPIPTDVIDQNSNIKQNPGY
- a CDS encoding NCS2 family permease, which gives rise to MLNKFFKLDENKTTVKTEILAGVTTFMTMAYILAVNPDILSATGMDKNAVFTATALSALVATLVMALVAKLPFALAPGMGLNAFFAFTVVLGMGHSWQFALTAVFLEGIIFILLTAFNIRELIVNAIPLPLKHAVSAGIGLFIAFIGLQNAGVIVNNDAVLVGLGDMGSAPVLIALGGVVLTAVLLALKVKGALLIGIFAATIAGMPFGVTHLPEGSLVDAPPSLEPIFFKFEWSQIFTLDMLIVLFTFLFVDMFDTVGTLVGVSSKAGMLDKEGRVPRVKQALFADSIGTFFGAIFGTSTVTTYVESASGVSEGGRTGLTSLATAALFLIALFFAPIFTMVPAAATAPALILVGFFMMSPILNIDFDNFTESIPAFITIIVMPLTYSIAEGIVFGMLSYVLLKVLTGKYKDISVVMVVLAALFILKFFI
- a CDS encoding TonB-dependent receptor, whose product is MRKHLTRSENPFLWSRSLLLCLFIILFTITSVTAANNSENNQNSATETPQQKSISGTVTDEQGLPLPGATVIIKGTTNGIVTNTDGEFSLSGVNEGDVLLVSFVGFQSQEITIANQTTFNVALKIDAIGIEEIVTIGYGVQKKTTVTGAISTVKGEELAEIPVPNISQAMAGKLAGVSMRSSTGAQPGMDTPDLHIRGVVSTGNNSPLVVVDGVKRDNIMQIDPATIESITVLKDAAAVAPYGIGGANGVILITTKKGKAGKPVVRLTTSYGIQNPTYVPDMLDATDYMALQNEGYYNLTPNGTTPPNAPDLIANYANLHKEDPYRYPDSKFIDVWNDNVPVQNHNIELSGGTNNVTYHAGLGYYDQKGLFDPVGYKRYNYNLSLELKATNTTKVGMSLYGSVEETNDLDPGENATGHLFRAFYKFVPIQQLIYPDGEHWGESSASTPVGALRSEGYEQWDKNTLLASVYLEQELPFIQGLSFKGVFSYDPTTQKQKQWHIPFVYHVIDLDANPYTFTEVVSTQEGNSPTYTYLRQQSNDWKNYTGQAYLNYARTFGDHSVTGLLVAEARKNTYETFWARRNNYALEIDELDFGSSDKLDYDNGGYSSEGSEIGFVYRLGYSYQDKYMLEAAGRYDGHYAFGPGKQWGYFPSFSAAWRVSEEDFMASYGALNNLKLRASWGQSGNLPYIDGSLADFQFMPGYTLRGNAYLYGASGLVQGSRIEKEANPDITWEVSSKLDVGFDLNMYDGLLNVEFDFFHEKRTDMLLAPQVTLPVEYGLSIAQENAGEMKNNGFEITASSRKTFANGLELGISGNFSYAKNKMVEVFETDAQRANPNRTLTGRPYGTPFGYHALGLFTTDEDINGDGIINSDDGYNVTQFGDLHPGDIKYADLSGPDGVPDGIIDSNDETVIGDPVYPLMTYGLTADASWKGFDVSMFFQGTGMSSINIRQFMTVPFENNGSNTAYEYFDNRWTADNQNARYPRATPSPYGNNTKNSDWWTISSNYLRLKTMIVGYNLPKSFVDRIGLGGIRVSYTGQNLLTFSNIKHIDPEMGYDQRENSYPVMRSHTFGLDITF